From a single Mangifera indica cultivar Alphonso chromosome 19, CATAS_Mindica_2.1, whole genome shotgun sequence genomic region:
- the LOC123203506 gene encoding uncharacterized protein LOC123203506 isoform X5 produces the protein MMMEGEGSSSSKKRGVQNHDDGFINTLFSWSLDDIRNKNLFSHKVEKIPESFESVTQYLGSFVYPLLEETRAELFSPMEIISRAPYAKVDVFRPLGSELFDVKIDYWRNRFSNNGKEPYKTLPGDILILADAKPETISDLERVGRMWSFLSVMTIAEDDNDSTSTYFKVKASKSIQQFEREKSLFVIFLANITTNRRIWKSLNMSRNLKIIKKVLRGNSVSEESCQVCSELNGGILYEKFGSGLSSTLNASQLNAVLACLDGVRCDHKSSVQLIWGPPGTGKTKAVSMLLFTLLKTKCRTLTCAPTNVAITEVASRVLKLLKESIKTDDYGSETLMLPLGDILLFGSKERLKVGQEIEEIYLDYRVKKLSECFGTLTGWRHCFSSMMDLLEDCVSQYHIFLENKLVKKRESTDKNEVKENYRNMEMEGDNEEFKSFLEFVRDRFKHTATPLRNCIFIFCTHIPKRFILESNFQNMIDLISLLDSFETLLFQKNVVSDELQELFSHSVAEEFFSSPGHRNYLLQKRRGECHTVLKNLQDSFNKLKFPSGMNIDSLKAFCFKTASVIFCTASSSFKLHSVAMEPLNVLVIDEAAQLKESESTIPLQLLGLNHTILIGDECQLPAMVKSKVTDEASFGRSLFERLSSLGRSKHLLNTQYRMHPSISCFPNSYFYNNRIWDSPNVKRRINKNVFLPRSPIFRPYSFINILEGREESIGRSWRNMVEVAVVMKILQNLYKDWNDSKQKLSIGIVSPYSAQVQAIEKKLGGKYDDSDDFTVKVKSIDGFQGGEEDIIIISTVRSNERGSIGFLSKPQRINVALTRARHCLWILGNERTLTHGESVWKILINDAKDRCCFFNADEDKDLAKAILEPKKELNELNELLNADSVLFNNQKWKQNRSTKGKATEAGSEEKLDKDSKEALQVHLASGSQWPKNSEKIENKGKGKKKPKRKNKRNEFWRQKDADDEKSILLNAPAVELDVHLNNLFLQQNRSTKGKATEAGSEEKLDKDRKEALQVHLAPGSQWPENSEKIENKGKGMKKPKRKNKRNEFWQQKDADDEKSILLNAPAVEQNRSTKGKATEAGSEDKLDKDSKEALQVHLASGSQWPENSQKIENKGKGKKKPKRKNKRNEFWQQKDADDEKSILLNAPAVEQNRSTKGKATKAGSEEKLDKDSKEALQVHLASGSQRPENSEKIENKGKGMKKPKRKNKRNEFWQQKDADDEKSILLNAPAVEQNRSTKGKATEAGSEDKLDKDSKEALQVHLASGSQWPENSQKIENKGKGKKKPKRKNKRNEFWQQKDADDEKSILLNAPAVENRSTKGKATKAGSEEKLDKDSKEALQVHLASGSQRPENSEKIENKGKGMKKPKRKNKRNEFWQQKDADDEKSILLNAPAVEQNRSTKGKATEAGSEDKLDKDSKEALQVHLASGSQWPENSQKIENKGKGKKKPKRKNKRNEFWQQKDADDEKSILLNAPAVEQNRSTKGKATKAGSEEKLDKDSKEVLQVHLASGSQRPENSEKIENKGKGKKRPKRKNKRNAALALDPKALSTTNVKLLAKIALNLAVSNSTSSLKYIDAMAKKEKSSPKLKSAHEFCISQYQYTVNSFKSALSDLDVDPMTANYDAKVASDGASYCADKLKSEGFQSKDGYQ, from the exons ATGATGATGGAAGGTGAAGGTAGTAGTAGCAGCAAGAAGAGAGGAGTTCAAAATCATGACGATGGCTTCATTAATACTCTGTTTTCTTGGTCTCTTGATGACATTCGTAACAAAAATCTTTTCAGTCATAAG GTGGAAAAAATTCCGGAATCATTTGAATCTGTCACTCAGTATTTGGGGTCATTTGTTTATCCTTTGTTGGAAGAAACACGAGCAGAACTGTTTTCACCTATGGAGATCATTTCAAGAGCACCTTATGCTAAGGTGGATGTTTTTAGGCCTCTTGGATCTGAGTTATTTGATGTTAAGATTGATTACTGGAGGAACAGGTTCAGTAACAATGGTAAAGAGCCTTATAAAACTTTGCCGggggatattttaattttagcagATGCGAAACCTGAAACTATTTCCGACTTGGAGAGGGTTGGTAGAATGTGGTCTTTTCTATCAGTCATGACAATCGCTGAGGATGATAATGATAGCACTTCTACTTACTTTAAAGTGAAGGCTTCAAAAAGCATCCAGCAGTTTGAAAGGGAGAAATCACTGTTTGTGATTTTCTTGGCAAATATTACTACTAACAGAAGAATATGGAAATCCTTGAACATGTCCCGAAATTTGAAGATTATCAAAAAAGTTTTACGCGGGAATTCCGTG TCGGAGGAAAGTTGCCAAGTCTGTTCTGAACTGAATGGAGGGATCTTATATGAGAAATTTGGTAGTGGCTTATCATCAACATTGAATGCTTCGCAATTGAATGCAGTTCTTGCCTGTCTTGATGGAGTGCGTTGTGATCACAAGTCCTCTGTGCAACTTATATGGGGTCCCCCTGGAACAGGGAAAACTAAAGCTGTTAGTATGCTTCTCTTTACTCTGTTGAAAACAAAATGCAGAACCCTTACTTGTGCCCCGACGAATGTTGCAATTACAGAAGTTGCTTCTCGTGTTCTGAAGCTGCTGAAAGAATCGATTAAAACTGATGACTATGGAAGTGAGACTCTGATGCTTCCTCTTGGAGATATTCTCTTGTTTGGGAGTAAGGAGAGACTCAAAGTTGGTcaagaaatagaagaaatatATTTGGATTATCGCGTTAAAAAGCTTTCAGAGTGTTTTGGTACGCTGACTGGCTGGAGGCATTGCTTCTCATCCATGATGGATTTACTTGAAGATTGTGTTTCTCAGTATCACATTTTCTTGGAGAATAAATTGGTAAAGAAGAGAGAAAGTACTGACAAAAATGAAGTCAAAGAGAATTACAGGAATATGGAAATGGAAGGTGACAATGAGGAGTTTAAATCATTTCTTGAATTTGTGAGAGATAGATTTAAACATACTGCTACTCCTCTTAGGAATTGTATATTTATCTTCTGCACTCACATACCAAAACGTTTCATTTTGGaaagtaattttcaaaatatgataGATCTTAtcagtttacttgattctttcgaAACTTTGTTGTTTCAAAAAAATGTAGTTTCTGACGAGCTGCAAGAGCTCTTTTCACATTCAGTAGCTGAAGAGTTTTTTTCATCACCTGGGCATAGAAATTACTTGTTGCAGAAAAGGAGAGGTGAATGCCatacagttttaaaaaatcttcaGGATTCCTTTAATAAACTTAAGTTTCCAAGTGGTATGAACATAGATTCATTAAAAGCTTTCTGCTTTAAAACAGCTTCTGTAATATTTTGCACTGCTTCTAGTTCATTTAAGCTGCATTCAGTGGCCATGGAACCACTGAACGTTCTGGTCATTGATGAAGCGGCACAACTAAAAGAAAGTGAGTCGACAATACCCCTGCAACTGTTGGGCTTAAATCATACTATTCTCATTGGGGATGAGTGCCAATTGCCAGCAATGGTTAAAAGCAAG GTTACTGACGAAGCTTCCTTCGGGAGAAGCTTATTTGAGAGGCTGAGCTCATTGGGTCGCTCTAAACACCTGCTCAATACACAGTATCGGATGCACCCCTCAATTAGCTGCTTCccaaattcttatttttataacaacCGGATTTGGGATTCTCCTAATGTtaaaagaagaatcaacaaaaatgtctttttgcCAAGATCTCCAATATTCCGTCCATATTCTTTCATCAATATTCTTGAAGGGAGAGAAGAGTCCATTGGCCGTAGCTGGAGAAATATGGTTGAGGTAGCTGTTGTGATGAAAATATTGCAGAACCTGTACAAAG ATTGGAATGACTCAAAACAGAAGCTGAGCATTGGCATAGTCTCACCTTACAGTGCTCAAGTACaagcaattgaaaaaaaacttgGAGGCAAGTATGATGACTCTGATGACTTTACTGTAAAAGTGAAGTCGATTGATGGGTTTCAAGGTGGTGAGGAGgacattattataatttccaCTGTGAGAAGCAACGAAAGGGGATCCATTGGATTCTTGTCCAAGCCACAGAGAATCAATGTTGCACTTACAAGGGCCAG GCACTGTTTATGGATTTTAGGGAATGAAAGGACCTTAACTCATGGTGAATCTGTTTGGAAAATCTTAATCAATGATGCTAAGGACCGCTGTTGTTTCTTTAATGCTGATGAAGATAAGGATTTGGCCAAAGCTATATTAGAGCCCAAAAAAGAGCTTAATGAATTGAATGAATTGCTGAATGCTGACAGTGTACTTTTCAACAATCAAAAGTGGAAG CAGAACAGGAGTACTAAAGGCAAGGCAACGGAGGCAGGTTCAGAAGAGAAATTGGATAAGGACAGTAAGGAGGCATTGCAAGTTCATCTAGCCTCTGGTTCCCAGTGGCCAAAAAATTCTGAGAAGATTGAAAACAAGgggaagggaaagaaaaagccTAAGAGAAAGAACAAGCGAAATG AATTCTGGCGACAGAAAGATGCAGATGATGAAAAGAGCATTTTGTTGAATGCCCCAGCAGTTGAg TTGGATGTTCACTTGAATAACCTATTCTTGCAGCAGAATAGGAGTACTAAAGGCAAGGCAACAGAGGCGGGTTCAGAAGAGAAATTGGATAAGGACAGGAAGGAGGCATTGCAAGTTCATCTAGCCCCTGGTTCCCAGTGGCCAGAAAATTCTGAGAAGATTGAAAACAAGGGGAAAGGAATGAAAAAGCCTAAGAGAAAGAACAAGCGAAATG AATTCTGGCAACAGAAAGATGCAGATGATGAAAAGAGCATTTTGTTGAATGCCCCAGCAGTTGAG CAGAATAGGAGTACTAAAGGCAAGGCAACAGAGGCGGGATCAGAAGATAAATTGGATAAGGACAGTAAGGAGGCATTGCAAGTTCATCTAGCCTCTGGTTCTCAGTGGCCAGAAAATTCTCAGAAGATTGAAAACAAGgggaagggaaagaaaaagccTAAGAGAAAGAACAAGCGAAATG AATTCTGGCAACAGAAAGATGCAGATGATGAAAAGAGCATTTTGTTGAATGCCCCAGCAGTTGAg CAGAATAGGAGTACTAAAGGCAAGGCAACAAAGGCGGGATCAGAAGAGAAATTGGATAAGGACAGTAAGGAGGCATTGCAAGTTCATCTAGCCTCTGGTTCCCAGCGGCCAGAAAATTCTGAGAAGATTGAAAACAAGGGGAAAGGAATGAAAAAGCCTAAGAGAAAGAACAAGCGAAATG AATTCTGGCAACAGAAAGATGCAGATGATGAAAAGAGCATTTTGTTGAATGCCCCAGCAGTTGAG CAGAATAGGAGTACTAAAGGCAAGGCAACAGAGGCGGGATCAGAAGATAAATTGGATAAGGACAGTAAGGAGGCATTGCAAGTTCATCTAGCCTCTGGTTCCCAGTGGCCAGAAAATTCTCAGAAGATTGAAAACAAGgggaagggaaagaaaaagccTAAGAGAAAGAACAAGCGAAATG AATTCTGGCAACAGAAAGATGCAGATGATGAAAAGAGCATTTTGTTGAATGCCCCAGCAGTTGAg AATAGGAGTACTAAAGGCAAGGCAACAAAGGCGGGATCAGAAGAGAAATTGGATAAGGACAGTAAGGAGGCATTGCAAGTTCATCTAGCCTCTGGTTCCCAGCGGCCAGAAAATTCTGAGAAGATTGAAAACAAGGGGAAAGGAATGAAAAAGCCTAAGAGAAAGAACAAGCGAAATG AATTCTGGCAACAGAAAGATGCAGATGATGAAAAGAGCATTTTGTTGAATGCCCCAGCAGTTGAG CAGAATAGGAGTACTAAAGGCAAGGCAACAGAGGCGGGATCAGAAGATAAATTGGATAAGGACAGTAAGGAGGCATTGCAAGTTCATCTAGCCTCTGGTTCCCAGTGGCCAGAAAATTCTCAGAAGATTGAAAACAAGgggaagggaaagaaaaagccTAAGAGAAAGAACAAGCGAAATG AATTCTGGCAACAGAAAGATGCAGATGATGAAAAGAGCATTTTGTTGAATGCCCCAGCAGTTGAg CAGAATAGGAGTACTAAAGGCAAGGCAACAAAGGCGGGATCAGAAGAGAAATTGGATAAGGACAGTAAGGAGGTATTGCAAGTTCATCTAGCCTCTGGTTCCCAGCGGCCAGAAAATTCTGAGAAGATTGAAAACAAGgggaagggaaagaaaaggcCTAAGAGAAAGAACAAGCGAAATG cCGCTCTCGCATTAGATCCTAAAGCCTTGTCTACAACAAACGTGAAATTGCTGGCTAAGATAGCGCTAAACTTGGCTGTATCTAATTCCACAAGCAGCCTAAAATACATTGATGCAATGGCGAAGAAGGAAAAATCTTCACCGAAACTGAAATCGGCACACGAGTTCTGCATTTCACAGTATCAGTACACCGTGAATTCATTCAAAAGTGCTTTGAGCGACTTGGATGTAGATCCTATGACTGCAAATTATGATGCAAAAGTTGCTTCTGATGGTGCATCTTACTGTGCAGACAAACTGAAATCTGAGGGATTTCAATCTAAAGACGGTTACCAATAA
- the LOC123203506 gene encoding uncharacterized protein LOC123203506 isoform X8 produces MMMEGEGSSSSKKRGVQNHDDGFINTLFSWSLDDIRNKNLFSHKVEKIPESFESVTQYLGSFVYPLLEETRAELFSPMEIISRAPYAKVDVFRPLGSELFDVKIDYWRNRFSNNGKEPYKTLPGDILILADAKPETISDLERVGRMWSFLSVMTIAEDDNDSTSTYFKVKASKSIQQFEREKSLFVIFLANITTNRRIWKSLNMSRNLKIIKKVLRGNSVSEESCQVCSELNGGILYEKFGSGLSSTLNASQLNAVLACLDGVRCDHKSSVQLIWGPPGTGKTKAVSMLLFTLLKTKCRTLTCAPTNVAITEVASRVLKLLKESIKTDDYGSETLMLPLGDILLFGSKERLKVGQEIEEIYLDYRVKKLSECFGTLTGWRHCFSSMMDLLEDCVSQYHIFLENKLVKKRESTDKNEVKENYRNMEMEGDNEEFKSFLEFVRDRFKHTATPLRNCIFIFCTHIPKRFILESNFQNMIDLISLLDSFETLLFQKNVVSDELQELFSHSVAEEFFSSPGHRNYLLQKRRGECHTVLKNLQDSFNKLKFPSGMNIDSLKAFCFKTASVIFCTASSSFKLHSVAMEPLNVLVIDEAAQLKESESTIPLQLLGLNHTILIGDECQLPAMVKSKVTDEASFGRSLFERLSSLGRSKHLLNTQYRMHPSISCFPNSYFYNNRIWDSPNVKRRINKNVFLPRSPIFRPYSFINILEGREESIGRSWRNMVEVAVVMKILQNLYKDWNDSKQKLSIGIVSPYSAQVQAIEKKLGGKYDDSDDFTVKVKSIDGFQGGEEDIIIISTVRSNERGSIGFLSKPQRINVALTRARHCLWILGNERTLTHGESVWKILINDAKDRCCFFNADEDKDLAKAILEPKKELNELNELLNADSVLFNNQKWKQNRSTKGKATEAGSEEKLDKDSKEALQVHLASGSQWPKNSEKIENKGKGKKKPKRKNKRNEFWRQKDADDEKSILLNAPAVELDVHLNNLFLQQNRSTKGKATEAGSEEKLDKDRKEALQVHLAPGSQWPENSEKIENKGKGMKKPKRKNKRNEFWQQKDADDEKSILLNAPAVEQNRSTKGKATEAGSEDKLDKDSKEALQVHLASGSQWPENSQKIENKGKGKKKPKRKNKRNEFWQQKDADDEKSILLNAPAVEQNRSTKGKATKAGSEEKLDKDSKEALQVHLASGSQRPENSEKIENKGKGMKKPKRKNKRNEFWQQKDADDEKSILLNAPAVEQNRSTKGKATEAGSEDKLDKDSKEALQVHLASGSQWPENSQKIENKGKGKKKPKRKNKRNEFWQQKDADDEKSILLNAPAVEQNRSTKGKATKAGSEEKLDKDSKEALQVHLASGSQRPENSEKIENKGKGMKKPKRKNKRNEFWQQKDADDEKSILLNAPAVENRSTKGKATEAGSEDKLDKDSKEALQVHLASGSQWPENSQKIENKGKGKKKPKRKNKRNEFWQQKDADDEKSILLNAPAVEQNRSTKGKATKAGSEEKLDKDSKEVLQVHLASGSQRPENSEKIENKGKGKKRPKRKNKRNAALALDPKALSTTNVKLLAKIALNLAVSNSTSSLKYIDAMAKKEKSSPKLKSAHEFCISQYQYTVNSFKSALSDLDVDPMTANYDAKVASDGASYCADKLKSEGFQSKDGYQ; encoded by the exons ATGATGATGGAAGGTGAAGGTAGTAGTAGCAGCAAGAAGAGAGGAGTTCAAAATCATGACGATGGCTTCATTAATACTCTGTTTTCTTGGTCTCTTGATGACATTCGTAACAAAAATCTTTTCAGTCATAAG GTGGAAAAAATTCCGGAATCATTTGAATCTGTCACTCAGTATTTGGGGTCATTTGTTTATCCTTTGTTGGAAGAAACACGAGCAGAACTGTTTTCACCTATGGAGATCATTTCAAGAGCACCTTATGCTAAGGTGGATGTTTTTAGGCCTCTTGGATCTGAGTTATTTGATGTTAAGATTGATTACTGGAGGAACAGGTTCAGTAACAATGGTAAAGAGCCTTATAAAACTTTGCCGggggatattttaattttagcagATGCGAAACCTGAAACTATTTCCGACTTGGAGAGGGTTGGTAGAATGTGGTCTTTTCTATCAGTCATGACAATCGCTGAGGATGATAATGATAGCACTTCTACTTACTTTAAAGTGAAGGCTTCAAAAAGCATCCAGCAGTTTGAAAGGGAGAAATCACTGTTTGTGATTTTCTTGGCAAATATTACTACTAACAGAAGAATATGGAAATCCTTGAACATGTCCCGAAATTTGAAGATTATCAAAAAAGTTTTACGCGGGAATTCCGTG TCGGAGGAAAGTTGCCAAGTCTGTTCTGAACTGAATGGAGGGATCTTATATGAGAAATTTGGTAGTGGCTTATCATCAACATTGAATGCTTCGCAATTGAATGCAGTTCTTGCCTGTCTTGATGGAGTGCGTTGTGATCACAAGTCCTCTGTGCAACTTATATGGGGTCCCCCTGGAACAGGGAAAACTAAAGCTGTTAGTATGCTTCTCTTTACTCTGTTGAAAACAAAATGCAGAACCCTTACTTGTGCCCCGACGAATGTTGCAATTACAGAAGTTGCTTCTCGTGTTCTGAAGCTGCTGAAAGAATCGATTAAAACTGATGACTATGGAAGTGAGACTCTGATGCTTCCTCTTGGAGATATTCTCTTGTTTGGGAGTAAGGAGAGACTCAAAGTTGGTcaagaaatagaagaaatatATTTGGATTATCGCGTTAAAAAGCTTTCAGAGTGTTTTGGTACGCTGACTGGCTGGAGGCATTGCTTCTCATCCATGATGGATTTACTTGAAGATTGTGTTTCTCAGTATCACATTTTCTTGGAGAATAAATTGGTAAAGAAGAGAGAAAGTACTGACAAAAATGAAGTCAAAGAGAATTACAGGAATATGGAAATGGAAGGTGACAATGAGGAGTTTAAATCATTTCTTGAATTTGTGAGAGATAGATTTAAACATACTGCTACTCCTCTTAGGAATTGTATATTTATCTTCTGCACTCACATACCAAAACGTTTCATTTTGGaaagtaattttcaaaatatgataGATCTTAtcagtttacttgattctttcgaAACTTTGTTGTTTCAAAAAAATGTAGTTTCTGACGAGCTGCAAGAGCTCTTTTCACATTCAGTAGCTGAAGAGTTTTTTTCATCACCTGGGCATAGAAATTACTTGTTGCAGAAAAGGAGAGGTGAATGCCatacagttttaaaaaatcttcaGGATTCCTTTAATAAACTTAAGTTTCCAAGTGGTATGAACATAGATTCATTAAAAGCTTTCTGCTTTAAAACAGCTTCTGTAATATTTTGCACTGCTTCTAGTTCATTTAAGCTGCATTCAGTGGCCATGGAACCACTGAACGTTCTGGTCATTGATGAAGCGGCACAACTAAAAGAAAGTGAGTCGACAATACCCCTGCAACTGTTGGGCTTAAATCATACTATTCTCATTGGGGATGAGTGCCAATTGCCAGCAATGGTTAAAAGCAAG GTTACTGACGAAGCTTCCTTCGGGAGAAGCTTATTTGAGAGGCTGAGCTCATTGGGTCGCTCTAAACACCTGCTCAATACACAGTATCGGATGCACCCCTCAATTAGCTGCTTCccaaattcttatttttataacaacCGGATTTGGGATTCTCCTAATGTtaaaagaagaatcaacaaaaatgtctttttgcCAAGATCTCCAATATTCCGTCCATATTCTTTCATCAATATTCTTGAAGGGAGAGAAGAGTCCATTGGCCGTAGCTGGAGAAATATGGTTGAGGTAGCTGTTGTGATGAAAATATTGCAGAACCTGTACAAAG ATTGGAATGACTCAAAACAGAAGCTGAGCATTGGCATAGTCTCACCTTACAGTGCTCAAGTACaagcaattgaaaaaaaacttgGAGGCAAGTATGATGACTCTGATGACTTTACTGTAAAAGTGAAGTCGATTGATGGGTTTCAAGGTGGTGAGGAGgacattattataatttccaCTGTGAGAAGCAACGAAAGGGGATCCATTGGATTCTTGTCCAAGCCACAGAGAATCAATGTTGCACTTACAAGGGCCAG GCACTGTTTATGGATTTTAGGGAATGAAAGGACCTTAACTCATGGTGAATCTGTTTGGAAAATCTTAATCAATGATGCTAAGGACCGCTGTTGTTTCTTTAATGCTGATGAAGATAAGGATTTGGCCAAAGCTATATTAGAGCCCAAAAAAGAGCTTAATGAATTGAATGAATTGCTGAATGCTGACAGTGTACTTTTCAACAATCAAAAGTGGAAG CAGAACAGGAGTACTAAAGGCAAGGCAACGGAGGCAGGTTCAGAAGAGAAATTGGATAAGGACAGTAAGGAGGCATTGCAAGTTCATCTAGCCTCTGGTTCCCAGTGGCCAAAAAATTCTGAGAAGATTGAAAACAAGgggaagggaaagaaaaagccTAAGAGAAAGAACAAGCGAAATG AATTCTGGCGACAGAAAGATGCAGATGATGAAAAGAGCATTTTGTTGAATGCCCCAGCAGTTGAg TTGGATGTTCACTTGAATAACCTATTCTTGCAGCAGAATAGGAGTACTAAAGGCAAGGCAACAGAGGCGGGTTCAGAAGAGAAATTGGATAAGGACAGGAAGGAGGCATTGCAAGTTCATCTAGCCCCTGGTTCCCAGTGGCCAGAAAATTCTGAGAAGATTGAAAACAAGGGGAAAGGAATGAAAAAGCCTAAGAGAAAGAACAAGCGAAATG AATTCTGGCAACAGAAAGATGCAGATGATGAAAAGAGCATTTTGTTGAATGCCCCAGCAGTTGAG CAGAATAGGAGTACTAAAGGCAAGGCAACAGAGGCGGGATCAGAAGATAAATTGGATAAGGACAGTAAGGAGGCATTGCAAGTTCATCTAGCCTCTGGTTCTCAGTGGCCAGAAAATTCTCAGAAGATTGAAAACAAGgggaagggaaagaaaaagccTAAGAGAAAGAACAAGCGAAATG AATTCTGGCAACAGAAAGATGCAGATGATGAAAAGAGCATTTTGTTGAATGCCCCAGCAGTTGAg CAGAATAGGAGTACTAAAGGCAAGGCAACAAAGGCGGGATCAGAAGAGAAATTGGATAAGGACAGTAAGGAGGCATTGCAAGTTCATCTAGCCTCTGGTTCCCAGCGGCCAGAAAATTCTGAGAAGATTGAAAACAAGGGGAAAGGAATGAAAAAGCCTAAGAGAAAGAACAAGCGAAATG AATTCTGGCAACAGAAAGATGCAGATGATGAAAAGAGCATTTTGTTGAATGCCCCAGCAGTTGAG CAGAATAGGAGTACTAAAGGCAAGGCAACAGAGGCGGGATCAGAAGATAAATTGGATAAGGACAGTAAGGAGGCATTGCAAGTTCATCTAGCCTCTGGTTCCCAGTGGCCAGAAAATTCTCAGAAGATTGAAAACAAGgggaagggaaagaaaaagccTAAGAGAAAGAACAAGCGAAATG AATTCTGGCAACAGAAAGATGCAGATGATGAAAAGAGCATTTTGTTGAATGCCCCAGCAGTTGAg CAGAATAGGAGTACTAAAGGCAAGGCAACAAAGGCGGGATCAGAAGAGAAATTGGATAAGGACAGTAAGGAGGCATTGCAAGTTCATCTAGCCTCTGGTTCCCAGCGGCCAGAAAATTCTGAGAAGATTGAAAACAAGGGGAAAGGAATGAAAAAGCCTAAGAGAAAGAACAAGCGAAATG AATTCTGGCAACAGAAAGATGCAGATGATGAAAAGAGCATTTTGTTGAATGCCCCAGCAGTTGAG AATAGGAGTACTAAAGGCAAGGCAACAGAGGCGGGATCAGAAGATAAATTGGATAAGGACAGTAAGGAGGCATTGCAAGTTCATCTAGCCTCTGGTTCCCAGTGGCCAGAAAATTCTCAGAAGATTGAAAACAAGgggaagggaaagaaaaagccTAAGAGAAAGAACAAGCGAAATG AATTCTGGCAACAGAAAGATGCAGATGATGAAAAGAGCATTTTGTTGAATGCCCCAGCAGTTGAg CAGAATAGGAGTACTAAAGGCAAGGCAACAAAGGCGGGATCAGAAGAGAAATTGGATAAGGACAGTAAGGAGGTATTGCAAGTTCATCTAGCCTCTGGTTCCCAGCGGCCAGAAAATTCTGAGAAGATTGAAAACAAGgggaagggaaagaaaaggcCTAAGAGAAAGAACAAGCGAAATG cCGCTCTCGCATTAGATCCTAAAGCCTTGTCTACAACAAACGTGAAATTGCTGGCTAAGATAGCGCTAAACTTGGCTGTATCTAATTCCACAAGCAGCCTAAAATACATTGATGCAATGGCGAAGAAGGAAAAATCTTCACCGAAACTGAAATCGGCACACGAGTTCTGCATTTCACAGTATCAGTACACCGTGAATTCATTCAAAAGTGCTTTGAGCGACTTGGATGTAGATCCTATGACTGCAAATTATGATGCAAAAGTTGCTTCTGATGGTGCATCTTACTGTGCAGACAAACTGAAATCTGAGGGATTTCAATCTAAAGACGGTTACCAATAA